The proteins below are encoded in one region of Cytophagales bacterium:
- a CDS encoding DUF4293 domain-containing protein, which yields MIQRVQSIFLLVAAILLIAALFFPFWSETDTQKQERAELNVYELRYEKINADGSRGELINVKQTFYLSIFLFVGAGIALFSIFQYKNRLRQIQLGALNSLVIAASFLVALFVYISKAELLVNQEARGEYEIGFYLPIVALICNSIANRFIRKDENLVRSADRLR from the coding sequence ATGATCCAGCGAGTACAATCCATCTTTTTGCTAGTAGCCGCCATCCTTTTGATCGCTGCTTTGTTTTTTCCTTTCTGGTCAGAAACAGACACCCAAAAGCAAGAAAGAGCTGAGCTCAACGTGTATGAGCTGCGCTATGAAAAAATCAATGCAGATGGTTCCAGAGGTGAATTGATCAATGTGAAGCAGACGTTTTATCTGTCCATCTTTCTGTTTGTAGGAGCTGGCATCGCTTTGTTTTCTATCTTCCAATACAAAAACAGGCTCAGACAAATCCAATTGGGCGCACTCAATTCATTGGTGATCGCTGCTTCCTTTTTGGTTGCTTTGTTCGTCTATATCAGTAAAGCAGAACTTTTGGTAAATCAAGAAGCCAGAGGAGAATATGAGATCGGATTTTACCTTCCTATTGTTGCCCTGATCTGCAATTCTATTGCCAACCGGTTCATCCGGAAAGACGAAAACCTGGTTCGTAGCGCGGATCGATTGAGGTAG
- the truA gene encoding tRNA pseudouridine(38-40) synthase TruA has product MRFFVDISYKGTVYHGWQEQNNAITVQQVINDKLSQLLRTETKCVGSGRTDTGVHAKQQIIHFDAEETLDLDRFLYKLNAVLPEDIAANAIRAVNKEAHARFDATKRSYHYYLHAKKTPFKKDQSFFFPHALDLASIEEGCKIFKQWTDFESFSKVKTEVNHFNCEIFEIEWQMESNGYIFFVSANRFLRGMVRAMVGTLLDIGIGKLTPGQLVTILEKKDRRAASRSVPPQGLFLSSVIYPNDIYL; this is encoded by the coding sequence ATGCGGTTCTTTGTCGACATTTCATACAAGGGGACGGTCTACCATGGCTGGCAGGAGCAAAACAATGCGATCACGGTGCAGCAGGTGATCAATGACAAGCTTTCGCAATTGCTTAGGACCGAAACGAAATGTGTGGGTAGTGGCAGAACAGATACCGGTGTTCATGCGAAACAACAGATCATCCATTTTGATGCAGAAGAAACTCTGGACCTTGACCGTTTTCTTTACAAACTCAATGCGGTCTTACCTGAAGACATTGCTGCAAATGCAATTCGAGCAGTAAATAAAGAGGCCCACGCACGTTTTGACGCTACCAAAAGAAGCTATCACTACTATCTGCATGCGAAAAAGACCCCTTTCAAAAAAGATCAGTCCTTTTTCTTTCCACATGCGTTGGATTTAGCAAGCATTGAAGAAGGCTGCAAAATATTTAAACAATGGACCGATTTCGAGTCTTTTAGTAAAGTGAAGACGGAAGTGAACCATTTTAATTGTGAGATCTTCGAAATTGAGTGGCAAATGGAGTCCAACGGATATATTTTCTTTGTTTCAGCGAATCGTTTTCTTCGTGGAATGGTTAGAGCTATGGTGGGGACATTGTTGGACATTGGGATCGGCAAACTAACTCCCGGCCAGTTGGTCACTATTTTGGAAAAGAAGGACCGTCGAGCGGCGAGCCGATCGGTACCGCCACAAGGTCTTTTTCTTTCATCGGTGATTTATCCAAACGACATATATCTATAG
- a CDS encoding ABC transporter ATP-binding protein: MEKEKAISGNIVDFKILKRLFTFARPYMKQFYILIFLTVSMAIVVPLRPFLIQLTIDEEIASGDYQGMLMMIIILVVLLIIQSFMRYSHTFLSSWLGQYVIRDLRIKLFRHLQKLRLTFFDNTPIGRLVTRNVSDIETLAEVFSQGIAMIIGDLLQLLAIMIWMFAVDWQLALISMSTIPVMVIATYIFKEKIKASFNEVRTAVSNLNSFVQEHVTGMNIVQIFNSEQEEHRKFKEINEEHRKSNLKSVMYYSVYYPVSEVVQAVAIGLIVWYGAGLVIDNVVETGVLIAFIMWIQMFFRPIRMIADRFNTLQMGIVSSNRILDLLDNNDHIPNEGKHIVANLKGEVTFNDVWFAYKEEDWVLKNINFSVKQGETLAIVGATGAGKSSIINLLNRFYEINKGKIEVDGVDVTKYDLDNLRSHIAVVLQDVFLFSDTIYNNITLKNPDISRQQVIEAAELVGARTFIERLPGGFDYNVMERGATLSVGQRQLISFVRAMVYDPKLIVLDEATSSVDSETEELIQKAIQKLMTGRTSIVIAHRLSTIQNAHNILVLDKGEIVESGNHEALLKQKGHYHQLHQMQYREVLAS, encoded by the coding sequence TTGGAAAAAGAAAAAGCAATAAGCGGCAATATTGTTGATTTTAAGATTCTGAAGCGACTTTTCACATTCGCCAGGCCTTACATGAAGCAATTTTATATTCTGATCTTCCTGACCGTGTCCATGGCCATCGTGGTACCGCTGCGTCCATTCCTGATCCAGCTGACGATCGATGAAGAAATTGCTTCCGGAGATTATCAGGGAATGTTGATGATGATCATCATTTTGGTGGTCTTATTGATCATTCAGTCATTCATGCGATATTCTCATACGTTTCTTTCCAGCTGGTTGGGGCAATATGTGATCCGTGACCTAAGAATCAAATTGTTCCGACACCTGCAGAAATTGAGACTAACTTTCTTTGACAATACGCCTATAGGTAGATTGGTTACAAGAAATGTCTCGGATATTGAGACCCTGGCTGAAGTTTTTAGCCAGGGCATAGCGATGATCATTGGTGACCTGTTACAATTATTGGCAATCATGATCTGGATGTTCGCCGTTGATTGGCAATTGGCGTTGATCAGTATGTCAACCATCCCAGTGATGGTCATTGCTACCTACATTTTTAAAGAGAAGATCAAAGCTTCTTTCAACGAGGTACGAACGGCTGTATCCAACCTCAATTCCTTTGTGCAGGAACATGTGACGGGTATGAACATTGTACAGATCTTCAATAGCGAACAGGAAGAACACAGAAAGTTCAAAGAGATCAATGAAGAGCATCGCAAATCCAACCTGAAGTCGGTGATGTATTATTCCGTGTACTATCCAGTGTCGGAAGTGGTGCAAGCGGTTGCCATCGGTCTGATTGTCTGGTACGGGGCCGGTTTAGTTATTGACAATGTGGTGGAGACTGGCGTGTTGATCGCATTCATCATGTGGATTCAAATGTTTTTCCGACCCATACGGATGATTGCTGACCGGTTCAACACACTGCAAATGGGGATCGTTTCTTCCAACAGAATTTTGGACCTGCTGGATAATAATGATCACATTCCGAATGAAGGAAAACACATTGTTGCAAACCTGAAAGGTGAGGTGACCTTCAATGATGTCTGGTTTGCTTACAAAGAAGAAGACTGGGTACTAAAAAACATCAATTTCAGTGTTAAGCAAGGAGAAACCCTGGCCATTGTTGGGGCAACCGGAGCTGGAAAGTCTTCCATCATCAATCTGCTAAATCGATTTTATGAGATCAATAAAGGGAAGATCGAGGTGGATGGTGTGGATGTGACCAAGTATGACCTGGATAATCTAAGAAGTCACATTGCCGTGGTATTGCAGGATGTATTCCTGTTTTCCGATACCATCTACAATAACATTACCTTGAAAAATCCTGACATTAGCAGGCAGCAAGTGATCGAAGCTGCAGAGTTGGTCGGAGCGCGCACGTTTATTGAGCGGCTACCTGGAGGGTTTGATTACAATGTGATGGAACGTGGGGCTACCTTATCGGTTGGGCAAAGACAACTGATCTCTTTTGTGCGCGCCATGGTTTACGATCCCAAGTTGATCGTCCTGGATGAAGCTACTTCGTCCGTTGATAGTGAAACGGAAGAATTGATCCAGAAAGCTATTCAAAAGCTGATGACTGGACGTACATCTATTGTCATTGCACACCGCCTTTCGACGATCCAAAATGCCCACAATATTCTGGTACTTGATAAAGGTGAGATTGTTGAAAGTGGCAATCATGAGGCCTTGCTGAAGCAAAAGGGGCATTATCATCAACTGCACCAGATGCAGTACCGGGAAGTGCTAGCCAGTTGA
- a CDS encoding cadherin repeat domain-containing protein, translated as MLTKKLRIALILSLLVLGFSCSEEEDPAPTITVSISEFTGSIDENPENGASLGTVSASTNSGSVTYEIVSQTPAGAVAINATSGALTVADASLFVAADNPTITGTIRATNGDVSEEGNFTITVNAVVVEVSIDDFQASIDENPTNGDVIGTITASTNQGEVSLAIASQTPVGAVALDATTGVLTVADASLFVAATNPTISGTITATSGDVTAEASFEITVNSGDINDGFTVYAGDIITFTKSDGADPTEEANQDRITDNVWITRGNTGGQIYNAATESMSDKDNSPVDTEWALGTTEQGIANLTFDKFRTTVKPKEVVDKNMVLHLITDDVYIDIKFTSWSEGNNGTGGGFSYERRSAE; from the coding sequence ATGTTAACGAAAAAATTAAGAATTGCGCTGATTTTAAGCTTGTTGGTCCTCGGATTTAGTTGTTCGGAAGAAGAAGATCCGGCGCCAACAATCACTGTCAGTATTTCTGAATTTACTGGAAGCATTGACGAGAATCCGGAAAATGGTGCTTCTCTTGGAACCGTTTCTGCGTCTACTAATAGCGGTTCTGTTACATATGAAATCGTATCCCAGACACCAGCCGGAGCGGTAGCCATTAATGCCACGTCGGGTGCATTAACCGTGGCCGACGCTTCCTTATTTGTGGCTGCGGATAATCCGACCATTACGGGGACGATCAGGGCAACAAACGGTGATGTATCTGAAGAAGGGAATTTCACAATTACAGTAAATGCAGTTGTCGTTGAAGTATCCATTGATGACTTTCAAGCAAGTATTGATGAAAATCCCACGAATGGAGATGTGATTGGTACCATCACCGCTTCTACAAACCAGGGTGAAGTATCCCTGGCAATTGCCTCGCAAACTCCGGTAGGAGCAGTAGCCTTAGATGCTACTACTGGTGTACTAACAGTAGCCGATGCTTCCTTATTTGTAGCTGCGACTAACCCTACCATCTCGGGGACAATCACTGCTACCAGCGGTGATGTGACGGCAGAAGCTTCTTTTGAAATCACCGTGAATTCTGGCGATATCAATGATGGATTTACTGTTTACGCGGGCGATATCATCACCTTCACCAAATCGGATGGTGCAGATCCGACAGAAGAAGCCAATCAGGATCGCATTACGGACAATGTATGGATCACTAGAGGTAACACGGGTGGGCAGATCTACAATGCAGCAACAGAGAGCATGTCTGATAAAGATAACAGCCCGGTAGATACAGAATGGGCTCTCGGAACAACCGAGCAAGGCATTGCAAATTTAACTTTCGATAAATTCAGAACTACGGTCAAACCTAAAGAAGTAGTAGACAAAAACATGGTGCTTCACCTGATCACCGATGATGTTTACATTGACATCAAATTCACCTCCTGGAGCGAGGGTAATAATGGAACAGGCGGAGGATTCAGCTACGAACGTCGTTCCGCTGAATAA
- a CDS encoding NAD-dependent epimerase/dehydratase family protein yields the protein MKRILIIGAGGQLGSELTLALREKFGADQVLATDIRPLSGVLLAGPTTILDAMDANALNSLIESYDIGQVYHLAAVLSAKGESSPKFAWDLNMNSLLNVLEAGKTYGLKIYWPSSIAVFGPDTPKEQTPQHTVMNPTTVYGISKQAGEQWCAYYHEKYRVDVRSLRYPGLIGYKSKPGGGTTDYAVDIFWKALQGETFQCFLSSGTRLPMMYMNDAVKGTIDLMDAPESDVKIRTSYNMGSMSFSPEELYEAIVAQVPEFKIAYEPDFRQAIADSWPDSIDDSEARKDWGWAPQFDLSRMTQDILEHLKVEVA from the coding sequence ATGAAGCGTATTCTCATCATTGGAGCCGGTGGCCAGCTGGGCTCTGAACTAACCCTCGCCCTTAGAGAAAAATTTGGCGCTGATCAAGTACTTGCAACAGATATACGACCCCTTTCTGGTGTGTTGCTGGCCGGGCCCACGACCATATTGGACGCCATGGACGCTAACGCATTAAATAGCCTGATTGAATCTTATGATATTGGTCAGGTTTATCATTTGGCGGCCGTTTTATCAGCAAAAGGGGAGTCCTCGCCCAAATTTGCGTGGGACCTTAATATGAATTCACTCCTGAATGTGTTGGAGGCTGGCAAAACTTATGGCTTGAAAATATATTGGCCTAGCTCCATTGCTGTTTTTGGACCTGATACGCCCAAGGAACAAACCCCACAACATACGGTCATGAACCCAACCACGGTTTATGGCATCTCCAAGCAGGCCGGAGAGCAGTGGTGTGCCTATTACCATGAAAAATATAGGGTAGATGTGCGGAGTTTGCGCTATCCTGGTTTGATTGGTTACAAATCAAAACCAGGAGGTGGAACCACCGACTATGCAGTGGATATTTTTTGGAAAGCTCTTCAAGGGGAAACATTTCAATGCTTTCTGTCGTCGGGGACCAGACTGCCCATGATGTACATGAATGATGCCGTAAAAGGTACCATTGATTTAATGGATGCACCCGAGTCGGACGTGAAAATCCGAACGAGCTACAACATGGGGTCCATGTCATTTAGCCCGGAGGAATTGTACGAAGCTATTGTGGCGCAAGTACCTGAATTCAAGATTGCGTATGAACCTGATTTCCGTCAGGCGATTGCAGATAGTTGGCCTGATTCCATTGACGATTCAGAAGCGCGCAAAGACTGGGGATGGGCTCCGCAATTTGACCTTAGTCGCATGACGCAAGACATCCTGGAACATTTAAAAGTTGAGGTTGCCTGA
- a CDS encoding enoyl-CoA hydratase-related protein, giving the protein MEEYKNLLLEREGVLLTITINRESKLNALNQETLAELKEAFQGIYEDHDIRGVILTGAGEKAFVAGADISEFQGVNEVNGRKFSEAGQEIFQMIEACHTPVIAVVGGFALGGGCELAMACHMRVASKAAKFGQPEVNLGIIPGYGGTQRLTQLIGKGKSLEYSMTGDMIDADTALNWGLVNHVGAGKEEAMQIAQGILAKIAQKAPIAIEMVIESINAYYKDGEDGYQAEAKAFSKCCGTEDFKEGAAAFIEKRKPNFQGK; this is encoded by the coding sequence ATGGAAGAATATAAAAACCTGTTGCTCGAAAGAGAAGGTGTACTGCTGACCATCACCATTAACCGTGAATCCAAATTAAATGCCCTTAATCAGGAGACCCTGGCCGAGTTGAAAGAAGCCTTTCAGGGGATTTATGAAGATCATGATATTAGAGGAGTCATCCTCACAGGAGCTGGTGAAAAAGCGTTCGTTGCAGGTGCTGATATTTCTGAATTTCAGGGTGTCAATGAAGTGAATGGCCGTAAATTCTCTGAAGCTGGTCAGGAGATCTTCCAAATGATTGAAGCGTGTCATACGCCGGTCATCGCAGTGGTCGGAGGTTTTGCCCTTGGTGGCGGATGTGAATTGGCCATGGCCTGTCACATGAGAGTAGCGTCCAAAGCTGCAAAATTTGGCCAGCCGGAAGTCAATCTTGGGATCATCCCAGGATATGGAGGGACCCAAAGACTTACCCAACTTATTGGCAAAGGTAAATCCCTGGAATATTCCATGACCGGTGACATGATCGATGCTGATACGGCCCTGAATTGGGGACTGGTCAACCATGTGGGAGCTGGTAAAGAGGAAGCCATGCAAATTGCGCAGGGAATTCTCGCGAAAATTGCTCAGAAAGCACCAATTGCCATTGAAATGGTGATTGAATCCATCAACGCCTATTACAAAGACGGAGAAGACGGCTATCAGGCAGAAGCCAAGGCATTCTCAAAATGTTGTGGCACCGAGGACTTCAAAGAAGGAGCGGCAGCATTCATTGAAAAGCGAAAGCCGAATTTTCAGGGTAAATAA
- a CDS encoding lipopolysaccharide biosynthesis protein, whose translation MQKKLLGDTAIYGLSSILGRTLNYVLVPIHSKFFPPGEYGTFTELYAYIAFLNVIFTYGLETSFFRYATKEREKLAQYFNLAQSSIFITTLIGGLALYFSSFGIANSLGYPEQLNVVRWLILILCIDTIVAIPFARLRLLGKAKQFATFRIASILLNVGINVFYFVLIPALLEHEIVSAESIQWIYKPEWRIEYVFLANLIANGFFLLFFIPTWIQFRFSFSTEVFTPVVKYALPIMVLGLAGVTNEMLSRALLKYILPEGFYEGRTNLAALGIFGAVYKLSIFMTLAVQAFKYAYEPFFFKKAADADSKRMNSKVMTGFIYFTCISWILLTIILPELAPIFLRRPDYLEGLSIVPILLGGGVFLGVFYNLSVWYKLTDNNWLGAMISIGGAFTTIILNVVLIPIWGYHGSAWAAFITFLSMSIASYFMGRKHYPIPYEVGKGVLYLGLAFLVVMFFTFFPLSVWMRYLLGGIVVIVYFFVVFRLENLKDVLNLRRLS comes from the coding sequence ATGCAAAAAAAGCTACTCGGTGATACGGCAATCTACGGGTTGAGTAGCATTCTGGGCCGTACATTGAACTACGTTTTGGTTCCAATTCATTCGAAGTTCTTTCCGCCAGGTGAATACGGCACCTTCACCGAATTATATGCTTATATCGCTTTTCTCAATGTTATTTTCACCTATGGTTTAGAGACATCATTCTTTCGATACGCCACTAAAGAAAGAGAAAAGCTTGCCCAGTATTTTAATCTGGCGCAATCCTCAATTTTTATTACTACGCTAATCGGAGGATTGGCACTATATTTTTCCAGTTTCGGGATCGCCAATTCCTTGGGATACCCGGAGCAGTTAAATGTGGTTAGGTGGCTGATCTTGATCCTGTGCATTGATACGATTGTAGCCATCCCGTTTGCGAGGCTGAGATTATTGGGTAAAGCCAAACAATTTGCAACATTCCGAATAGCTAGTATTTTGCTGAATGTGGGCATTAATGTCTTCTACTTTGTACTTATTCCGGCATTGTTGGAACATGAAATTGTATCAGCAGAAAGTATTCAATGGATTTACAAGCCTGAGTGGCGAATAGAATATGTGTTTCTGGCGAATCTCATCGCAAATGGATTTTTCCTGCTCTTTTTTATCCCTACCTGGATTCAGTTCCGATTTTCCTTTTCAACGGAAGTGTTCACCCCTGTTGTGAAGTATGCCCTACCAATCATGGTACTTGGCCTGGCAGGTGTTACGAATGAAATGCTTTCCAGGGCATTGTTGAAATACATTTTGCCGGAGGGCTTTTATGAAGGTCGTACCAATTTGGCGGCTTTAGGAATATTTGGAGCAGTATATAAACTGTCGATTTTTATGACACTCGCAGTTCAGGCCTTCAAATATGCCTATGAACCATTTTTCTTTAAAAAGGCCGCAGATGCTGATTCAAAACGGATGAATAGCAAAGTGATGACGGGCTTCATCTACTTCACGTGCATCAGCTGGATTTTACTTACGATTATTTTGCCGGAACTGGCACCCATCTTTCTAAGGAGGCCTGATTATCTGGAAGGCCTGTCTATTGTACCCATATTATTGGGAGGAGGTGTCTTTTTGGGTGTTTTTTATAATTTGTCTGTATGGTACAAGCTAACCGATAACAATTGGCTGGGAGCTATGATAAGCATTGGAGGAGCATTTACAACGATCATACTCAATGTCGTATTGATTCCCATATGGGGATATCATGGCAGTGCCTGGGCGGCATTCATCACATTCTTGTCCATGAGTATTGCCAGTTATTTTATGGGTAGAAAACACTATCCAATTCCCTATGAGGTTGGGAAAGGGGTCCTGTATTTGGGGTTAGCATTCCTGGTGGTTATGTTTTTTACGTTTTTTCCGCTTTCAGTATGGATGCGCTATCTGTTAGGCGGAATTGTCGTGATTGTTTACTTTTTCGTGGTTTTCAGACTAGAGAATCTAAAAGATGTCTTGAATCTGCGTCGGCTCTCGTAA
- a CDS encoding tetratricopeptide repeat protein, which yields MHKKLSLFVCVLLVAVSVSFAQKGKKGKKTTLRDRTENSDLKAESALIEAEKQLILENYTKSYELFLVALELNPSSAAIHYKLAEVLVKTSETEKALPYAEKARDIDPENKYYHLLAAEIHKSMGNLQKSAEIYEDLVNKIEGTQQYLYELAQLYQYQNEFAKALEAYERAEGYYGLSEAVLYEKQKIYLKQGNLDQLVSDWDELIKEAPTEYRYRFKVAEILISNGRYEQARERLLIVRNDESKVAQVDLLLSEIERKQGNLPQSLNLLETPLESSDIAISRKLQLLGGFLSYLPNEDVEKELMNRTRILAEKYPEEYQAQAFAGDVLYQIDEKESAVGYYLKAIKLSPGNFSVWQNVINLELQLSEFDSMVAHSETALEYFPNQAIFYFFNGLGNYVQKNYRAAVNALETGKKYTSDPSLLGEFYGQLGDAYNALQNHKKSDESYEAALERNPKNDHVLNNYSYFLSLRKEKLELAISMCERLLKLQPDNPTYLDTYGWVLYVSEEYKEAKKYLKRAVELDDSDGTVLEHYGDVLFRLGEVAEAVIQWEKASRTDEASDQIEQKINDRQIYE from the coding sequence ATGCATAAAAAGCTCAGTCTGTTCGTATGCGTTTTGCTTGTAGCCGTATCCGTTTCGTTTGCTCAGAAAGGGAAGAAGGGTAAGAAAACTACTTTGCGGGACCGTACGGAAAATTCTGACCTGAAAGCTGAAAGCGCCTTGATCGAAGCAGAAAAGCAGCTTATACTCGAAAATTACACCAAGTCTTACGAATTGTTTTTAGTTGCCCTGGAGCTCAATCCTTCCAGTGCCGCGATTCACTATAAACTGGCTGAAGTGTTGGTAAAAACCAGCGAAACTGAAAAGGCATTGCCTTATGCGGAAAAAGCCCGCGATATCGATCCTGAAAATAAATACTACCACCTCTTGGCAGCAGAGATCCACAAAAGCATGGGGAACCTGCAGAAGTCTGCAGAGATTTATGAGGATCTGGTAAACAAGATTGAAGGGACGCAACAGTACCTGTATGAGTTGGCCCAGCTTTATCAATATCAAAATGAATTTGCGAAAGCCCTGGAAGCCTATGAAAGGGCAGAGGGCTATTATGGTTTGTCAGAGGCTGTTTTATACGAGAAGCAAAAGATCTATTTGAAACAAGGTAACCTGGACCAGTTGGTTTCTGATTGGGATGAACTGATCAAAGAAGCACCTACCGAATACCGGTACCGATTCAAAGTGGCTGAGATACTGATCTCCAATGGCCGATATGAGCAGGCCCGGGAACGCTTACTGATTGTCCGGAACGATGAATCTAAAGTGGCACAGGTTGACTTACTGCTTTCTGAAATCGAGCGGAAACAAGGGAATCTACCCCAGTCACTCAATCTGCTGGAAACGCCGCTGGAGAGCTCGGACATTGCCATTTCCAGAAAACTTCAATTACTGGGAGGGTTTCTGAGTTATCTCCCAAATGAAGACGTAGAAAAGGAATTGATGAATCGCACCAGAATCCTGGCTGAAAAGTATCCTGAAGAATACCAGGCACAGGCTTTTGCTGGTGATGTACTCTACCAAATAGATGAAAAAGAAAGTGCCGTTGGTTATTACCTGAAAGCGATTAAGCTGAGTCCTGGTAATTTCTCGGTTTGGCAGAATGTGATCAATTTGGAGCTTCAACTTTCGGAGTTTGATAGTATGGTCGCTCATTCCGAGACTGCTCTGGAATACTTTCCGAATCAGGCCATTTTCTACTTCTTTAACGGACTGGGTAATTACGTTCAGAAGAATTATCGGGCGGCGGTAAATGCATTGGAAACCGGTAAGAAGTATACCTCGGACCCCAGTTTATTGGGTGAGTTTTACGGTCAGTTAGGCGATGCGTACAACGCATTACAAAACCACAAGAAATCCGATGAGTCGTATGAAGCAGCGCTGGAAAGAAACCCGAAGAATGATCATGTGCTAAATAATTACAGTTATTTCCTTTCCTTGCGTAAGGAGAAGCTCGAATTGGCCATTTCCATGTGCGAACGCTTGTTGAAGTTACAGCCGGATAATCCTACTTATCTGGATACTTATGGATGGGTTTTGTACGTTTCTGAAGAATATAAGGAAGCTAAAAAGTACCTTAAAAGAGCCGTCGAATTGGACGATTCCGATGGCACAGTCCTAGAACATTATGGTGATGTGCTCTTTCGACTGGGTGAGGTGGCCGAGGCTGTGATCCAGTGGGAAAAAGCAAGTCGTACGGATGAAGCTTCTGATCAAATTGAACAGAAAATCAATGATCGTCAGATCTATGAATAA
- a CDS encoding DUF4292 domain-containing protein → MNKHLVILFCLGFALVSCKDKLVNYNRDLTVDYFTFDYMTAKAKINYKDARQNLAATANIRIKKDSLIWMSVSKVRVEAARILITKDSLFVLDRLKKRYSKQGFDALSKQFDFEINYNLIESVILGNLIYPYKRERLESSEEYLYYDQRLANFLFNNYIGVDTRKLEKLLVEDVDTKSTISVNYGDFKEVNAEIFPFTIAASINYVEKTRQNIAINIGFSKAEIAEEPLRFPFSTPSKYRRF, encoded by the coding sequence ATGAATAAGCATCTTGTCATTCTTTTTTGCTTAGGATTCGCGTTAGTTTCTTGCAAGGACAAACTGGTCAACTATAATCGGGACCTGACCGTAGATTATTTCACCTTTGACTACATGACGGCCAAGGCCAAGATCAACTATAAGGATGCCCGGCAGAACCTGGCGGCTACAGCCAATATTCGAATTAAGAAAGACAGCCTTATTTGGATGTCTGTTTCCAAAGTGCGTGTGGAAGCGGCACGAATTCTCATCACTAAAGATTCTTTGTTCGTTCTCGACCGGCTGAAAAAACGATATTCCAAACAGGGATTTGATGCGTTGAGTAAGCAGTTTGATTTTGAGATCAATTACAATCTCATCGAATCGGTCATTCTAGGCAATCTGATCTATCCTTATAAGCGTGAACGGCTGGAGAGCTCAGAAGAATACCTGTATTATGATCAAAGACTGGCCAATTTCCTCTTTAACAACTACATAGGCGTCGATACACGTAAACTTGAAAAATTGCTGGTGGAGGACGTAGATACAAAAAGTACGATTTCAGTAAATTACGGTGATTTTAAGGAGGTCAATGCAGAAATCTTTCCTTTTACGATTGCAGCATCCATCAATTATGTGGAAAAAACACGTCAGAACATCGCAATCAATATCGGATTTAGTAAAGCGGAAATTGCTGAAGAGCCGCTCCGATTCCCATTTAGTACTCCTTCGAAATATCGTCGCTTCTAA